CCGCGGCGAGCACGAGGAACAGTACCCGTAGCACCCGGGGCAGGTGACGCAGGCGGATGCGCCAGCTTCCGGGGGCGCCCTCGAGGGGGGCGAGGTCGGCGTGGAGCAGGGCCGGCGGGCGACGAGATTGGCGCCACCAGAGCCAGAAGAGGGGCAGCAGGGCCAGCAGCAGGGCCAGCGCCCAGGGGTCGTGGAGGCGGATCATGCCGTCCCCTCCTCGTCGTCCCGGCGCGCGCGCGATGTTTCGACGATGACGGCACGCAGGGCTTCGGCTTTTTCCCGCAGCACGTCCGCGGCGGGTCGGTCCCCGGCGAACTTCACCATGTCCAGCTCGCCCAGCCAATGGACCAGCCAGTCGCTCCGGCTCGGGGAAAAACCGGTGGCCGCGAGCAGCGGGCGGCACTCGGCGGTGGTCTTCTCGAGCAGGCTGACACCGGCGCGGGTACCGATGTAGCCCTTGCCGATCTCCGCCAGGCGCGCGCTGAAGGTCTTGAGGTGGCCGCGTTCGAGCAGGCCCTCACCGAGCAGGGCCTCGAGGGCGTCGAGGGCCACGGTTTCCGGTGGTGGAGGAGGAGGGCCGGGAGCGGGTGTCGGCCGGCTGCGGGGCCGGAGGCGCCGGAGCCACCACACCGCCCCGGCGATCAGCAGGCCGGCGAGGGCCGCCATGGCAAGCAGGCCGGGGATGTCGAGACCGATCCACCGCGGGCCCCTGGGCGGCGCGGGCTGCCGGCCACCGGCACCGGGCAGGGACTCGGTGACCAGTTCCAGGGGCGCGGTGCGCCCGGCGAGGGTCCCTCCGGCGGTGAGGATTTCGAGGGACGGGACCTGTAGCGGGCCGATGGCGGTCAGCAGCACTTCCAGCACGTCCCGGCCCCCGGCCCGGGAATCGCGGGGTACCAGCCGGCGGGGCCGCACCTGCCCGCCTTCCACTGCCGCTTTCGGTGCGGCCAGTCGCGGGTCGTCGGGGCGGGCGCCCGGGGGCCAGGTGAGGGCCAGGCCCACGATCTGGCCCGGCCGCGGGGGCTGGCTCCCGGTCCAGGGTTGGGGGCCCTGGGGGCCGAGGACGAAGACCGGTTCGAGGGTGACGACGGGGGGGGGCGGCGCCGGCGGGTCCGGCTGGGCGGTGCCCGGGGCCAGGAAGAGCAGGACAGCCAGCAGGGCCAGCAGCCGGCGCCGCCTCATCGGCGCACCCTCGCAGCCCGGGCATGGAAGTACCTCAGCAGGGGGCGGTCGTAGGCGCGGGTGGCGTCGATCTCCACCCGGTCCACTCCGCAGCGGGCGAAGCTCTCGTGCACCCGGGCCAGCTTCTGCTGCACGGCCTGCTCGTAATGCCGGCGCACGGCGGCCGAAGCGGTGTCCACCAGCCGCCGTTCTCCCCGCTCGGCATCCTCCACCAGCACCGGCCCCACCGCGGGCAGGACCCGCTCCCGGGGGTCGAAGACCTCGAAGGCTACCAGGTCGTGGCGGCGGGCGGCGATGGCCAGGGGGCGATCGAAGTGGCCCGCGATCAGGTCGGAGACGAGGAAGACCACCGCCGGCTTGCGTTGCACCTTGAGCAGGAACCCCAGGGCTCCCGCCAGGTCTGTCCCGCCGGTGCGCCCAGGCGAGGTGAGGATTTCCCGCACCACCCGCAGCACGTGAGTCGTGCCGCTGCGGGGGGGCAAGTACTGTTCGATGCGGTCGCTGAAGCGCACCAGGCCCACCCGGTCGCGGTTGCGGATCGCGGCGAAGGCCAGCAGGGCGGAGATTTCGGCGATGATCTCCCGCTTGAGCCGGCGCCCCGAGCCAAAGCCGGTGGAGCCCGAGACGTCGGCCAGCAGGATCACCGTCAGCTCCCGCTCTTCGGTGAAGACTTTGACGTAGAGGGGTTGGTCGGGGCGGGAGGAGCGGGCGGTGACGTTCCAGTCGATGGTGCGCACATCGTCGCCGGGCAGGTACTCCCGCACCTCGGCGAATTCCATGCCCCGGCCGCGGAAGGCGCTGTGGTAGCTGCCCGAGAGGGTCTCGGTGACGATGCGCCGGGTGCGGATCTCGATCCGGCGCACGCGGCGCATCACCTCGCTGTCGGCGGCAGGCAGGCTTCGGCTCACGGTACTTCGATGGCGTCGAAGACGCGCTGGACCAGCTCGTCGGCGCTGATCTCCTCGGCCTCGGCTTCGAAACTGGGAATCAGGCGGTGCCGCAGTACGTCGTAGCCGATGGCCTTGACGTCCTCGGGAGTGACGAAACCCCGGCCGCGCAGGAAGGCATGGGCCCGGGAGGTCTGGGCCAGGGCCAGCGATGCCCGGGGTGAGGCGCCGATGTGGATCAGCCCGCGGGCGTCGACCCCGTGGGCTTCCGGACTGCGGGTCGCCCGCACCAGGTCGATGATGTAGTCCTCCACCCGCTCGTCGAGATGGATCCGCCCTACCAGCTCGCGGATTCGCGCCACATCCTCGGGGCCGAGCACCGCCCGCACCGTCGGGGGGGCCGATGTGGCCATGCGGCGGACGATCAGCTTTTCCTCGTCCCGTTCGGGGTACTCCACCAGCAGTTTCATCAGGAAACGGTCGACCTGGGCCTCCGGCAGGGGGTAGGTGCCCTCCTGCTCGAGGGGGTTCTGGGTGGCCAGCACCAGGAAGGGGGAGGGCAGGGGGAAGGTGGTCTCGCCGATGGTGACCTGCCGTTCCTGCATCGCTTCGAGCAGGGCCGACTGGACCTTGGCCGGGGCGCGATTGATTTCGTCGGCCAGGATCACGTTGGCGAAGATGGGGCCCTTGTGGGGCTGGAAGGTGTTGTCCCGCGGGTCGTAGACCAGGGTCCCCACCAGGTCGGCGGGCAGCAGGTCGGGGGTGAACTGGATGCGGCGGAAACTGGCGTCGAAACAGGATGCCAGGGTGCTGACCAGCAGGGTCTTGGCCAGGCCGGGCACGCCCTCGAGCAACACGTGACCGTGGCAGAGCAGCCCGATGACCACTTTCTCGATCAGGTCCTGCTGGCCGACGATCACTCGTCCCACCTCTTCGGTCAGTTGCCGAATCGGTGCCTGCTCGCGGAGCACCTCTTCCCCGAGTCGGCGGATCCTCTCGTCCATGGCGCTCTCCTCGTCTCGTCCCCGGGGCCCCGGGGCGGACCTGTGACAGGAGAAAGTAGGGTATTCGGCAACGCTTCGGGGGGCAAAGCTTCGGGGGGCAAAGTCGCGGCAGACGGGGGAGGACTCGCCCCCTCCCGGGGGAGCAGGGAGCGGGCGATGCTCTCGCGAGCGGCCCGGAGCTTTCCTTTCGAGGGGCGGCGTTCGCGCTGAGTGAGCGGCGGGAGCTATCGGTCGCCCTGGCCGGTGCCGAAGAAGCGGGGGGGCTCGTCGAGGGTGTAGATCCGGGTCTCTTCGGCGATGGCGCGGCGGACGTAGGCCGGGGTTTGCAGCATGCCCAGCAGGGTGATGCCGTCGATCAGCCGCAAGCCTCCGGTGGTGCCCGCGGCGAGCAGGGCGTCGGTGGCCTCCGGCTCGGGACGCAGATCGAGAGCCGCG
The sequence above is drawn from the Acidobacteriota bacterium genome and encodes:
- a CDS encoding DUF58 domain-containing protein, which gives rise to MSRSLPAADSEVMRRVRRIEIRTRRIVTETLSGSYHSAFRGRGMEFAEVREYLPGDDVRTIDWNVTARSSRPDQPLYVKVFTEERELTVILLADVSGSTGFGSGRRLKREIIAEISALLAFAAIRNRDRVGLVRFSDRIEQYLPPRSGTTHVLRVVREILTSPGRTGGTDLAGALGFLLKVQRKPAVVFLVSDLIAGHFDRPLAIAARRHDLVAFEVFDPRERVLPAVGPVLVEDAERGERRLVDTASAAVRRHYEQAVQQKLARVHESFARCGVDRVEIDATRAYDRPLLRYFHARAARVRR
- a CDS encoding MoxR family ATPase — encoded protein: MDERIRRLGEEVLREQAPIRQLTEEVGRVIVGQQDLIEKVVIGLLCHGHVLLEGVPGLAKTLLVSTLASCFDASFRRIQFTPDLLPADLVGTLVYDPRDNTFQPHKGPIFANVILADEINRAPAKVQSALLEAMQERQVTIGETTFPLPSPFLVLATQNPLEQEGTYPLPEAQVDRFLMKLLVEYPERDEEKLIVRRMATSAPPTVRAVLGPEDVARIRELVGRIHLDERVEDYIIDLVRATRSPEAHGVDARGLIHIGASPRASLALAQTSRAHAFLRGRGFVTPEDVKAIGYDVLRHRLIPSFEAEAEEISADELVQRVFDAIEVP